A window of the Leucothrix mucor DSM 2157 genome harbors these coding sequences:
- the lgt gene encoding prolipoprotein diacylglyceryl transferase — translation MLTHPGFDPVAIHVTETFGVHWYGLMYVVGFVAFLLLGKYRARKPGSVITPDQVDDILFYGALGVVLGGRLGYIFFYKFADFLANPAMVLRIWEGGMSFHGGLIGVVVASILLARKFGLPLLKVSDFVAPLVPLGLGAGRIGNFINVELWGRPTDVPWAMVFPTVDDIPRHASQLYQAALEGVALFVVLWLFSSKPRPMGAISGLFLIGYSIARIVVEFYRLPDAHLGYIAFGWLTQGQILSVPMFLLGVALMWWGYRKHPVSATSH, via the coding sequence ATGTTAACTCATCCTGGTTTTGATCCGGTCGCGATCCATGTGACCGAAACATTTGGCGTGCATTGGTACGGGCTTATGTATGTCGTGGGCTTTGTTGCCTTCTTATTGCTTGGCAAATACCGCGCGCGCAAGCCCGGTAGCGTCATCACGCCAGATCAGGTAGATGATATTCTGTTTTACGGCGCCTTAGGGGTCGTGCTCGGTGGTCGACTTGGCTACATCTTCTTCTACAAATTCGCTGACTTTCTGGCGAACCCAGCCATGGTATTGCGTATCTGGGAAGGTGGGATGAGCTTCCACGGCGGCTTAATTGGTGTCGTTGTTGCATCGATTTTACTGGCCCGAAAATTTGGCTTGCCGCTACTGAAAGTCTCTGACTTTGTAGCGCCATTAGTGCCACTGGGTTTAGGTGCTGGCCGCATTGGTAACTTCATCAATGTCGAGCTATGGGGGCGTCCTACGGATGTGCCTTGGGCAATGGTATTCCCAACGGTTGATGACATTCCGCGCCATGCCTCACAGCTGTATCAAGCTGCACTGGAAGGTGTAGCGCTATTCGTTGTTCTGTGGCTATTTTCGAGTAAACCACGCCCAATGGGTGCTATCTCCGGCTTATTCCTGATTGGTTATTCAATTGCACGAATTGTGGTTGAGTTTTACCGGCTGCCAGATGCACACCTCGGCTACATCGCCTTTGGCTGGTTGACTCAAGGTCAGATTCTATCCGTTCCTATGTTCTTACTTGGCGTCGCCCTGATGTGGTGGGGCTACCGTAAGCACCCTGTCAGCGCAACGAGCCACTAA